A genomic stretch from Spongiibacter nanhainus includes:
- a CDS encoding O-succinylhomoserine sulfhydrylase, which translates to MSNEDDYLAERLAVLAEAELDTRAVRAGQVRTAEGEHSEPIFTTSSYVFASAAEAAARFSGEQAGNVYSRYTNPTVRTFEERIAALEGGEMAVATSSGMAAILSTCMALLSAGDHIVCSRSVFGTTTVLLNKFMAKLGVETTFVAPTDYEGWHAALRPETKLLLVETPSNPLADIVDIARLAAMSKEQGSHLVVDNCFCTPALQTPLALGADIVVHSATKYLDGQGRCVGGAVVGRAEQMEEVLGFIRSAGPSMSPFNAWVFLKGLETLRLRMEAHSANALALAQWLSEQKGIDKVYYAGLPEHPGHQLAKQQQRAFGGVLSFEVAGGRDAAWRFIDATRLVSITANLGDAKTTIVHPGTTTHGRLTPEQRAESGIGDNLIRVAVGLEAVEDLKRDMQRGLDAL; encoded by the coding sequence GCCGAACTGGACACCCGAGCCGTCCGTGCTGGTCAAGTGCGCACTGCTGAGGGAGAGCACTCCGAGCCCATCTTCACCACCTCGAGCTATGTATTCGCCTCGGCGGCTGAGGCGGCGGCGCGGTTTTCCGGGGAACAGGCGGGCAATGTGTATTCCCGCTATACCAACCCCACGGTGCGCACCTTTGAAGAGCGCATCGCCGCCCTGGAAGGGGGGGAGATGGCGGTGGCGACATCCTCCGGTATGGCCGCCATTCTAAGCACCTGTATGGCGCTGCTCTCTGCGGGCGATCACATCGTCTGCTCGCGCAGTGTATTTGGCACCACCACGGTGTTGCTCAATAAATTTATGGCCAAGCTGGGGGTGGAAACCACCTTTGTTGCGCCCACTGATTATGAAGGCTGGCATGCGGCGTTGCGTCCCGAGACTAAACTGCTGTTAGTGGAGACGCCTTCAAATCCGCTGGCGGATATTGTCGATATCGCGCGTTTGGCGGCCATGTCGAAGGAGCAGGGCAGCCATCTTGTGGTGGATAACTGCTTCTGTACGCCAGCGCTTCAGACTCCCTTGGCCTTGGGTGCTGATATCGTTGTGCACTCTGCCACCAAGTATCTCGATGGTCAGGGGCGCTGCGTGGGCGGTGCTGTTGTGGGCCGTGCCGAACAGATGGAAGAGGTACTGGGCTTTATCCGCAGTGCAGGCCCCAGCATGAGCCCATTTAATGCCTGGGTCTTTCTCAAGGGCCTGGAGACACTGCGCTTGCGTATGGAGGCCCATAGCGCCAATGCCTTGGCGCTGGCACAGTGGCTGTCAGAACAGAAGGGCATCGATAAGGTCTATTACGCCGGCTTACCGGAGCACCCGGGTCACCAGCTGGCCAAACAGCAACAACGCGCCTTTGGCGGGGTGCTGTCCTTTGAGGTTGCGGGGGGGCGTGACGCCGCCTGGCGGTTTATTGATGCCACCCGATTAGTCTCCATAACCGCCAATCTCGGTGATGCCAAGACCACCATCGTGCATCCGGGTACAACCACCCACGGCCGTCTCACCCCTGAGCAGCGCGCCGAGTCGGGTATTGGCGACAATTTGATTCGCGTTGCTGTGGGTCTGGAAGCAGTGGAAGACCTTAAGCGGGATATGCAGCGAGGCCTCGATGCCCTCTAA